One stretch of Cohnella algarum DNA includes these proteins:
- the rpsT gene encoding 30S ribosomal protein S20 has translation MPNIKSAIKRTKTSEKRRLRNASQKSALRTAVKQADQAVVGTDVNVAKEALQLAQKKLDKAVTKGLIHKNAAARKKSRLAKKLNALSQQA, from the coding sequence ATGCCGAATATCAAATCCGCCATCAAACGGACCAAGACGAGCGAGAAGCGCCGTCTGCGTAACGCTTCCCAAAAATCCGCCCTCCGTACGGCCGTCAAACAGGCTGACCAAGCGGTTGTCGGAACCGATGTGAACGTTGCTAAAGAAGCCCTTCAATTGGCTCAGAAGAAGCTGGACAAAGCGGTAACCAAAGGCCTCATCCATAAAAATGCGGCTGCCCGCAAAAAATCCCGCCTGGCCAAAAAGTTGAACGCTCTGTCCCAACAAGCGTAA
- the gpr gene encoding GPR endopeptidase has translation MGDRDLDLSAYGVRTDLALEAREAAQTDENGSIPGVTSETNKENGITVTRMHIQNEEGANRIGKMVGHYVTLEVPELRRGDSDLQDKVATAFAREFETFLQRIGVGASASILIVGLGNWNVTPDALGPLVVENTMVTRQFFELMPDQVSPGYRAVSAVAPGVLGTTGIESSDIVQGIVNQSKPDVVIAIDALAARSLDRVNTTIQIADTGIHPGSGIGNKRKGLTRDILGVPCIAIGVPTVVYASTIVNNTMDMVIEHMKKHTDNTAPLFGVFGSMAEQERLQLVKEVLDPVGHNLLVTPKEIDQFMEDIANIIASGLNAALHEAVDTDNVAAYTH, from the coding sequence GTGGGCGATCGAGATTTGGACTTAAGCGCATACGGAGTAAGAACCGATCTGGCATTGGAAGCCAGGGAAGCGGCGCAGACCGACGAGAACGGCAGCATCCCCGGCGTGACGAGCGAGACGAACAAGGAAAACGGAATTACCGTCACGCGAATGCATATTCAAAACGAGGAAGGCGCGAACCGTATCGGCAAAATGGTCGGCCATTACGTCACGTTGGAGGTGCCGGAACTGCGTCGCGGGGATTCGGATTTGCAGGATAAAGTGGCGACGGCGTTCGCCCGCGAATTCGAAACGTTTTTGCAGCGGATCGGAGTCGGAGCTTCCGCCAGCATTTTGATCGTCGGGCTCGGCAACTGGAACGTGACGCCGGATGCCCTCGGTCCGCTCGTCGTCGAAAACACGATGGTCACCCGGCAATTTTTCGAGCTGATGCCCGACCAGGTCAGTCCGGGCTATCGCGCCGTGAGCGCGGTCGCTCCGGGGGTGCTCGGCACGACAGGCATCGAGTCGAGCGATATCGTGCAAGGCATCGTGAACCAATCCAAGCCCGATGTCGTCATCGCCATCGACGCGCTGGCCGCCCGTTCGCTGGACCGGGTCAATACGACGATCCAGATCGCGGATACGGGCATCCACCCCGGCTCCGGCATCGGCAACAAGCGCAAAGGGCTCACCCGCGACATCCTCGGCGTGCCGTGCATCGCGATCGGCGTGCCGACGGTCGTCTACGCCTCCACGATCGTCAACAATACGATGGACATGGTAATCGAGCACATGAAAAAACATACCGACAATACCGCGCCGCTGTTCGGCGTCTTCGGCTCGATGGCCGAGCAGGAGCGGCTGCAGCTCGTCAAGGAGGTGCTCGATCCGGTCGGGCACAATTTGCTTGTAACGCCGAAGGAAATCGACCAGTTCATGGAGGATATCGCCAACATTATCGCGAGCGGGCTGAACGCCGCGCTTCACGAAGCGGTGGATACCGACAACGTCGCGGCTTATACGCATTAA